The Lacticaseibacillus rhamnosus DNA window TGCTTTCAGCTTATCCTAATAGAAACTATAACTCAACATTTAATTATTAGTTACAGAGGTTATTTATTCAGGGAGGTTAATTTTAATATTCTTTTATAGGCAATGAACGAGTGACAACCAATAATAATATAATAAGTTTTCAAATACTTATTCAAAAGAAAGATTATGGTCATCACTCGGAAAAAGTGCGATAAATAAATGAAACCCCCGCAACCACTAGCAATACTGCTTAGTGGTTGGCGGGGGTATGCTGAATATTGAACGTTACATCGCCGGCCGTCTTGGATGATGCGGCGTTTGAGTTTGATCAATGGCGACTGCGCCTAACATCAAAATAATAATGATGACAGCTGCCATTAATTGCCCAAAGACCATCAAACTAAAAGCGCCGATGAAGGCAAAAATCAACAACAACCAATCAAGCTCTGAGAATGACAACCCAATCATCTCCTTAAAAGTCAGACTCCGAGGCATCGTAACCCATTGCCTTGCTAGGCGACACATAGACGACAAGCTCATCGCTAAATCGCTTGAGACAATAGGCAATGATGCCAATAGCAGCAAGCGTTGTGACAGTCTTAATCAGCGGCTTTTTCATGCTCTCGCTCCTTTGCCTGTACATTATCCTGTACACTATATAGAAGGTATTAAACACACCTTAAGTTTACACCCGCTGCGTGAAGATAGCAGAAGCGAGGTGGGAAAATTGAGCTCATGGTTCGAGATGCGCTATGATCGGCTAGCAGGCACTGATGGTAACAACATTTAAGGCAATTTAAGCGAATTTAAGTCAAAATAAGTGCTTTTTGCCAAAACTGTGGTATACTGAAGGCATTAAAATCGAAAGTAGGTATGAGCATGGATACAAAAGTAAAGACCGTTGATTACTCATCCAAGGAATACTTTGACAAGATGACTGCTTATTGGCGGGCAGCTAACTATGTGTCAGTTGGGCAGCTTTATTTGAAGGACAATCCTTTACTGGAACGACCACTGAAAAGTGAAGATGTGAAGCCACATCCGATCGGCCACTGGGGAACGATTGCTGGGCAAAACTTCATTTATACGCACTTGAATCGGGTTATTAATAAGTACGATCTCAATATGTTCTATATTGAAGGTCCGGGTCATGGTGGCCAGGTCATGGTTTCCAACTCCTACCTCGATGGTTCGTATTCAGAGATTTATCCACGGGTTTCCCAGGATAAAGAAGGGATGAAGAACCTGTTCACCCAATTTTCCTGGCCGGGTGGTGTGGCATCGCATGCGAGTGCCCAGACACCAGGCTCAATTCATGAAGGTGGGGAGCTAGGTTATGCGCTGAGCCATGCAACCGGGGCGATTTTGGATAATCCTGATGTGATTGCCGCGGTTGTCACCGGTGATGGCGAAACGGAAACAGGTCCGTTAGCCGCATCTTGGTTTAGCAATACCTTCATTAATCCAATCAGTGACGGGGCAATTTTACCGATCGTGCATATGAACGGCTTCAAGATTTCTAACCCAACGATTCTGTCACGGAAATCAGATGAAGATCTGACCAAGTACTTTGAAGGCATGGGTTGGAAGCCATACTTTGTTGAAGGCGATGACCCAACCAAGCTTAATCCTGAAATGGCGAAAGTTATGGACGCTGCGATCGAAGAAATCAAAGCGATTCAAAAACATGCCCGTGAAACCGGCGATACCACGATGCCACATTGGCCAGTGATTATTTTCCGCTCACCAAAGGGATGGACGGGTCCTAAGAGCTGGAATGGCGAACCAATCGAAGGCTCGTTCCGCGCGCATCAGATTCCGATCCCGGTTGATGCTGAAGATATGGAACATGCCGATTCACTGGCTGGCTGGCTGAAGTCGTACCATCCAGAAGAATTGTTTGATGAAAATGGCAAGCTGATTCCGGAGCTGGCCGCGTTACCGCCAAAGGGTGACAAACGAATGGCCGCTAACCCGATCACCAATGGCGGGCTTGATCCGAAGCCACTGGTATTGCCTGATTATCGCAAGTATGCACTGGATAACAAAGAACATGGTAAGCAAATTAAGCAGGATATGATTGTGTGGTCAGATTATCTGCGTGATTTGATCAAGTTGAACCCGCATAACTTCCGGATCTTTGGCCCTGATGAAACCATGAGTAACCGGCTTTACAGTCTGTTTGAAGTCACCAATCGCCAGTGGCTGGAACCAATTAAGGAACCGGCTGACCAGTACTTGGCACCGGCTGGCCGGATTATTGATTCCCAGTTGTCAGAACATCAATCAGAAGGCTTTAATGAAGGCTATACGCTGACTGGCCGGCATGGCTTGTTCACCAGCTATGAAGCATTTCTGCGCGTGGTTGATTCGATGCTCACCCAGCACTTCAAGTGGATTCGCAAGGCTCATGAGGAACCATGGCACAAGGCTTATCCGAGCCTGAACGTGGTTTCAACTTCGACGTCCTTCCAGCAGGATCACAACGGCTACACCCATCAGGATCCAGGCATTTTGACTCACATGGCGGAAAAGAAAGCCGAATACATCCGCGAATATCTGCCAGCTGATGCGAATAGTTTATTGGCCATTTCACCAAAACTGTTCAGCTCACAAAACACGGTTAATGTGCTGATCACTTCCAAGCAGCCGCGGCCACAGTTTTACAGTATTGATGAAGCAACTGTTTTGGCCAATGCTGGCTTGAAACGGATTGATTGGGCTTCCAATGATGATGGTGTTGAGCCGGATGTTGTCATTGCTGCTGCCGGGACCGAGCCAAATATGGAAAGTCTTGCTGCGATTAACTTGCTGCATGACGCTTTCCCAGACTTGAAGATTCGCTTCATTAACGTGCTTGATCTTTTGAAACTGCGCAGTCCAGAAATCGATCCGCGTGGGTTGAGTGATGCTGAATTCAACAGTTACTTCACGACGGATAAGCCGATTCTCTTTGCTTATCATGGTTTTGAAGGCTTGATCCGTGACATCTTCTTTACCCGTCAGAATCGTAACGTCCTGATTCACGGTTATCGTGAAGAAGGCGATATCACGACACCATTTGATATGCGGGTTCTAAACGAACTTGATCGGTTCCACTTGGCCAAGGATGTCATTCAGCATGTACCGGCATATGCTGAAAAAGCGGCTGCCTTTGTTCAGAAGATGGATGATACGTTGCAATATCACCACGACTTCATTCGGGCAAACGGCGAAGATATTCCTGAAGTTCAGGAGTGGACTTGGAAATCAATTAAGTAATACCAATCGAGTCTTGGTACAATCGCTCAGATAATTAACAAATCGGTATTAGCAGGTGACCGCTAATGCCGATTTTTATTTTGTGAAATTAAATTTAGATGATAACTATTTTAATCGATATAAATACGAGTGGCGATGTAACCGCATACACTCATGGCGATGAACCGGTTTAAGAAAAAAGGTCACCGACTGTCAGCCAAAAAGTGAACAAAATATGAATACTATGGCAAAAATTGTGTAAAAAACACCTTTACATCTCACGAGTTCTAATATACTCTTAATGTATTATCATTTTGAGGGTGAGTAGATGAAAGCTAAACGAATGATCGCCGGGGCAATGGTAGTTGCCTCAGCAGTTCTCTTGGTTGCATGTGGCAGCAAGAGCAGCAGTAGCACCGAAACGTTTAATCGAATGGAAAAAGATGTCATTTCGACCATGGATAACGCGCATATTACAGATGTTATTAGTGGTCAGGCAGCGGTCGATACGGGCGATGGTCTGTATCGTTACAAGGGTAAGAAGTTGCAGCCGGCTGTCGCAACCAAAGTGGTGAAGCCGACTAATAAGGGGCTTACGTACACGTTTAATCTACGTAAGACCAAATGGAGCAACGGTGATCCTGTCACGGCTAAAGATTTTGTTTTTGCTTGGCGCCGGGCAACCGATCCTAAGACTAAGTCAGAGTATGCTTATCTGTTCTCGGGTATCAAGAACGCTGACGATATTACTGCCGGTAAGAAGGCGCCATCAACGTTGGGGGTAAAAGCAGAAGGCAATTACAAGCTGGTCGTAACGATGGAACGTCCGATTCCTTATTTCAGTACTATGATGGTTAACCCAGTCTTCTTCCCGTTGAATCAAAAGACGGTTGAAAAATATGGTAAGAAATTCGGAACGCAAAGCAAGTATCTGGTTTTCAATGGACCGTTTAAGCTGACTAACTGGAACGGCACAGGGAATTCATGGGACGAAGTGAAGAATAAGTCGTATTGGAATGCCAAGCAAGTTAAACTAGACAAGATTCATGTTCAGGTGGTTAAAGACGCTAACACTGCGGCTAACTTGTTTGCAACCAAGAAACTTGACGATGCTGTTTTAACCGGTGAAATCGCTAAACAGCATGCTAAAGATAAAGATTACGTGGGCGACAAACAG harbors:
- a CDS encoding phosphoketolase family protein, which encodes MDTKVKTVDYSSKEYFDKMTAYWRAANYVSVGQLYLKDNPLLERPLKSEDVKPHPIGHWGTIAGQNFIYTHLNRVINKYDLNMFYIEGPGHGGQVMVSNSYLDGSYSEIYPRVSQDKEGMKNLFTQFSWPGGVASHASAQTPGSIHEGGELGYALSHATGAILDNPDVIAAVVTGDGETETGPLAASWFSNTFINPISDGAILPIVHMNGFKISNPTILSRKSDEDLTKYFEGMGWKPYFVEGDDPTKLNPEMAKVMDAAIEEIKAIQKHARETGDTTMPHWPVIIFRSPKGWTGPKSWNGEPIEGSFRAHQIPIPVDAEDMEHADSLAGWLKSYHPEELFDENGKLIPELAALPPKGDKRMAANPITNGGLDPKPLVLPDYRKYALDNKEHGKQIKQDMIVWSDYLRDLIKLNPHNFRIFGPDETMSNRLYSLFEVTNRQWLEPIKEPADQYLAPAGRIIDSQLSEHQSEGFNEGYTLTGRHGLFTSYEAFLRVVDSMLTQHFKWIRKAHEEPWHKAYPSLNVVSTSTSFQQDHNGYTHQDPGILTHMAEKKAEYIREYLPADANSLLAISPKLFSSQNTVNVLITSKQPRPQFYSIDEATVLANAGLKRIDWASNDDGVEPDVVIAAAGTEPNMESLAAINLLHDAFPDLKIRFINVLDLLKLRSPEIDPRGLSDAEFNSYFTTDKPILFAYHGFEGLIRDIFFTRQNRNVLIHGYREEGDITTPFDMRVLNELDRFHLAKDVIQHVPAYAEKAAAFVQKMDDTLQYHHDFIRANGEDIPEVQEWTWKSIK
- a CDS encoding peptide ABC transporter substrate-binding protein, producing the protein MKAKRMIAGAMVVASAVLLVACGSKSSSSTETFNRMEKDVISTMDNAHITDVISGQAAVDTGDGLYRYKGKKLQPAVATKVVKPTNKGLTYTFNLRKTKWSNGDPVTAKDFVFAWRRATDPKTKSEYAYLFSGIKNADDITAGKKAPSTLGVKAEGNYKLVVTMERPIPYFSTMMVNPVFFPLNQKTVEKYGKKFGTQSKYLVFNGPFKLTNWNGTGNSWDEVKNKSYWNAKQVKLDKIHVQVVKDANTAANLFATKKLDDAVLTGEIAKQHAKDKDYVGDKQGRTSYLDMNEEKVPDFKNLKLRQAVAMAINRKEFANKVIGDGSFGISTLTPENSGSNPKTGEDFAKEAAKESETVQSYNLKEAKKLWAEGLKEVGKSGEQVTLTTDDTDVAKKSAEYIQSALEQLPGMKVSISSVPFKTRIQRSLDGTAQFILSGWQGDFPDPISFLDLYTTGNTYNFSHWSNKQYDELIKASETTDANNETKRYNDLLKAQELLSKEAPVATLYQTVQGHLRNPKLKGVTFSPANMYNFVGAYMAK